The following are encoded together in the Amyelois transitella isolate CPQ chromosome 6, ilAmyTran1.1, whole genome shotgun sequence genome:
- the LOC106131288 gene encoding uncharacterized protein LOC106131288 isoform X1 translates to MPASNIDLYHMQDARNNFDAMRPAPVCADANQFMGQCQNIHISTNCYYGFHDAKRSETNHVTTDCEMFDVPHANNIVPAQSNNRKRSADDIEYPQSKRHREEVQRERNIEPETNENKILEENSEDLLETLYWNIHGGNIFHIAQCI, encoded by the exons ATGCCGGCCAGTAACATCGATTTGTACCACATGCAAGACGCCAGAAATAATTTCGATGCCATGCGACCTGCACCAGTTTGTGCCGATGCCAATCAGTTTATGGGCCAATGTCAGAATATTCACATATCAACAAACTGTTACTACGGATTCCATGACGCCAAGAGATCAGAAACTAACCATGTCACGACTGATTGCGAAATGTTCGACGTACCACATGCCAATAATATAGTCCCAGCTCAATCgaataatagaaaaagaagTGCAGATGACATTGAATATCCTCAGAGCAAGCGTCATCGTGAAG AAGTACAAAGAGAGAGAAACATAGAACCTGAGACAAATGAGAACAAGATATTGGAAGAGAATTCAGAAGACTTATTGGAGACTTTGTACTGGAACATTCACGGCGGGAACATATTTCATATAGCTCAGTGTATTTGA
- the LOC106131288 gene encoding uncharacterized protein LOC106131288 isoform X2: MPASNIDLYHMQDARNNFDAMRPAPVCADANQFMGQCQNIHISTNCYYGFHDAKRSETNHVTTDCEMFDVPHANNIVPAQSNNRKRSADDIEYPQSKRHREEGMVPPTSNSNPCLLRPTHNNPDITRCLMVHMI, encoded by the exons ATGCCGGCCAGTAACATCGATTTGTACCACATGCAAGACGCCAGAAATAATTTCGATGCCATGCGACCTGCACCAGTTTGTGCCGATGCCAATCAGTTTATGGGCCAATGTCAGAATATTCACATATCAACAAACTGTTACTACGGATTCCATGACGCCAAGAGATCAGAAACTAACCATGTCACGACTGATTGCGAAATGTTCGACGTACCACATGCCAATAATATAGTCCCAGCTCAATCgaataatagaaaaagaagTGCAGATGACATTGAATATCCTCAGAGCAAGCGTCATCGTGAAG AGGGTATGGTGCCACCAACTTCCAACAGCAACCCATGCTTACTACGGCCAACCCACAACAATCCAGATATAACTCGTTGTCTCATGGTCCATATGATTTAA